A section of the Salmo salar chromosome ssa05, Ssal_v3.1, whole genome shotgun sequence genome encodes:
- the LOC106604349 gene encoding hyaluronan mediated motility receptor isoform X3, whose product MSFSRAPVKRFNENIGCAPAPGTYELKPGEVKGPASFRRSERFKLLKASDGPSILPPSPSTDVFMSPVAVRRTMSVDGLVDGSMSKKDKSGPSMQMKQQKLLEKEIRSLVQQRGAQDRRLVTLEEELRKLEAKLLSAVREKTGLAANFTTLERQLAELKKTNEFLKNKVSADTTKKRFQSMSMELMEARNKLDVKDKELSFLQISTEDQVKLLETDLEAARATLTALRERNEDLEDLHHDTKVHNEELENEMDTLQAVIQELREEVNVLQGYLDTANDHIQDLRMKLRERTEMENSMSESQHEKLGHLEQKLEQCTAELRISQNILRQKEEESERSQQDLQASRDALQETEKLLERREAELTSSQKALGEMVTQMQRANQEVSDSQSAVQQQDAEVVRLREVLRRTVEELDERAAHLGEKCKILEEERNRGQGKVEELTAELSLLQENWRSEKEVQEQLAQTHTSLAEELKKEKERAASLASVLERVREETEDERKQLEDELEEALVELSVLELQEERREEEEKRREEALQSFQQEKTEMERELTETRALLDRRSSDVEALEKVHCAETRRLQEEHTTSLSKMGHMATELERTRQALKGAEERSRALEKEVERVTKQMERVNQQEEVKKLREEMEEEQEKHLANQQGQEKARKDYSRILLEVETLLAQRDDEMKRAEEEVQRQLQEERMEKEEVQRLLQQAREEKEELQRLFKKTKEEVQRLLEQEKGEGEMQRRELKQGLSEEVGGRERLVEEGKLALQCLVGEVEKPSLQNQPEKMEDQVKKYLPSLENHMKEVEKERDDLKTVVVFEIDKQGLQDQVELIHNQLEKAEEQNQVELMEEKVSLQSQVDVVVQEVSLQSQVDVVVQEVSLQSQVDVVVQEVSLQSQVDVVVQEVSLQSQVDVVVQEKVTLYWEMEEQRRDFQRMLLETQDKSDAETEHWRRQYEELYAKVKPFQEQLNEFSAERDSLLNENGANQEELTRLADAYARLLGHQNQKQKIRYVVKLKDENISLKQELSKLRAQVSRQKKGGQPQRRVDPSKAFSNQDSKENQQPAATPLRHTSISFSGKPLLKVTQTDNGQMLVEGTNCPE is encoded by the exons ATGTCTTTTTCAAGAGCTCCAGTGAAGCGATTTAATGAAAATATCG GCTGCGCCCCAGCACCGGGCACCTACGAGCTGAAACCAGGAGAGGTGAAGGGACCTGCTTCTTTCCGCCGGTCAGAGCGCTTCAAACTGCTCAAGGCCAGCGATG GTCCCAGCATCCTACCACCATCTCCTTCTACAGATGTGTTCATGTCACCTGTGGCTGTGCGTAGGACCATGTCTGTGGATGGTCTG GTTGACGGGTccatgtcaaagaaagacaagagTGGCCCATCGATGCAGATGAAGCAGCAGAAACTCCTGGAGAAAGAG ATCCGCTCCCTAGTGCAGCAGCGCGGGGCGCAGGACAGGCGCCTGGTAACCctggaggaggagctgaggaagtTGGAGGCCAAGCTGTTGTCTGCGGTCAGGGAGAAGACTGGTCTGGCAGCTAACTTcaccaccctggagagacagCTGGCTGAGCTCAAGAAGACTAACGAGTTCCTCAAGAACAAG GTTTCTGCAGACACTACTAAGAAGAGATTCCAGTCTATGTCTATGGAGCTGATGGAGGCAAGAAACAAACTGGATGTCAAGGACAAG GAGCTGAGTTTCCTGCAGATCAGTACAGAGGACCAGGTGAAGTTGCTGGAGACAGACCTGGAGGCTGCCAGAGCTACACTCACTGCCCTGAGGGAGAGGAACGAGGACCTGG AGGACCTCCACCACGACACCAAAGTCCACAACGAGGAGCTGGAGAATGAGATGGATACACTGCAAG CTGTGAtccaggagctgagagaggaAGTCAATGTTCTTCAGGGTTACCTGGACACAGCCAACGACCACATCCAG GACCTGCGTATGAAGCTTCGTgagaggacagagatggagaaCAGCATGTCTGAGTCTCAGCACGAGAAACTGGG TCATCTTGAGCAGAAACTGGAGCAGTGCACCGCGGAGCTGCGGATCTCTCAGAACATTCTCCGTCAGaaggaggaggagtcagagagaaGTCAACAGGACCTGCAGGCTTCCCGGGATGCTTTGCAGGAGACCGAGAAGCTTCTGGAGCGGCGAGAGGCGGAGCTGACGTCCTCCCAGAAGGCATTGGGAGAGATGGTAACACAGATGCAGCGGGCCAACCAGGAAGTGTCTGACTCCCAGAGTGCAGTGCAGCAACAGGATGCGGAGGTAGTGCGTCTGAGGGAGGTGCTGAGGAGGACAGTGGAGGAGCTGGATGAGAGAGCAGCTCACCTGGGAGAGAAGTGCAAaatcctggaggaggagagaa ATAGGGGCCAGGGGAAGGTGGAGGAGCTGACTGCAGAGCTGAGCCTCCTGCAGGAGAACTGGAGGAGTGAAAAGGAGGTGCAGGAGCAGCTGGCGCAGACGCACACCTCCCTGGCTGAGGAGCTGAAGAAGGAAAAG gaGCGTGCAGCCTCCCTGGCCTCGGTGctggagagagttagggaggagACCGAGGACGAGAGGAAACAGTTGGAGGATGAGTTGGAGGAGGCTCTAGTTGAGCTGTCGGTTCTGGAGTtgcaggaagagaggagggaggaggaggagaagaggagagaggaggcctTACAGAGTTTCCAGCAGGAGAAGACTGAGATGGAGAGGGAACTGACTGAGACCAGAGCACTGCTAGACAG GAGGAGCAGTGACGTGGAGGCGCTGGAGAAGGTGCACTGTGCTGAAACGAGGAGGCTGCAGGAGGAACACACTACCTCCCTCAGCAAGATGGGACACATGGCCACAGAACTGGAGCG CACCAGACAGGCCCtgaagggagcagaggagaggagtagagcgcTGGAGAAGGAGGTGGAGAGGGTAACTAAGCAGATGGAGAGAGTGAATCAACAGGAGGAGGTGAAAAAgctgagggaggagatggaggaggagcaggagaaacaTCTAGCTAACCAGCAGGGTCAGGAGAAAGCCAGAAAGGACTATTCAAG AATTCTGTTGGAGGTAGAGACACTTCTAGCTCAGAGAGATGATGAAATGAAGAGGGCTGAGGAGGAGGTGCAGAGacagctgcaggaggagaggatggagaaagAGGAGGTGCAAAGGCTACTCCAGCAAgctagagaggagaaagaggagcttCAAAGGCTATTTAAGAAAACTAAAGAGGAGGTGCAGAGGCTACTGgagcaggagaaaggagagggggaaatgCAGAGGAGAGAGTTGAAGCAAGGGTTGTCAGAGGAGGTGGGGGGACGAGAGAGACTGGTAGAGGAGGGGAAGCTAGCTCTTCAGTGCTTGGTAGGGGAGGTGGAGAAACCGAGCCTTCAAAACCAGCCGGAGAAGATGGAGGACCAGGTAAAGAAATATCTGCCATCTCTAGAGAACCACATGaaggaggtagagaaagagagggatgattTGAAAACAGTAGTGGTGTTTGAAATAGACAAACAGGGCCTTCAGGACCAGGTAGAACTAATACACAACCAACTGGAGAAGGCCGAGGAACAGAACCAGGTAGAACTGATGGAAGAGAAGGTTTCTCTCCAGAGCCAGGTGGATGTGGTGGTCCAGGAGGTTTCTCTCCAGAGCCAGGTGGATGTGGTGGTCCAGGAGGTTTCTCTCCAGAGCCAGGTGGATGTGGTGGTCCAGGAGGTTTCTCTCCAGAGCCAGGTGGATGTGGTGGTCCAGGAGGTTTCTCTCCAGAGCCAGGTGGATGTGGTGGTCCAGGAG AAGGTGACTCTCTATTGGGAGATGGAGGAACAGAGAAGAGACTTCCAGAGAATGCTGCTGGAGACTCAAGACAAGAG TGATGCAGAGACGGAACACTGGAGGAGACAGTACGAGGAGCTCTATGCCAAGGTCAAGCCCTTCCAG GAGCAGCTGAATGAGTTTTCTGCGGAGCGAGACTCACTACTGAATGAGAACGGGGCGAACCAGGAGGAGCTAACACGGCTAGCGGACGCCTACGCTCGTCTGCTTGGCCACCAGAACCAGAAACAGAAGATCAGATACGTGGTGAAGCTCAAAGATGAGAACATTTCCCTCAAACAG gagctgtctAAGCTGCGTGCCCAGGTGTCCCGTCAGAAGAAGGGAGGCCAGCCCCAACGCAGGGTTGACCCCAGCAAAGCCTTCAGCAACCAGGACAGCAAGGAGAACCAGCAGCCTGCTGCCACACCTCTCAGACACACCAGCATTTCCTTTAGCGG GAAACCGCTGTTGAAAGTTACACAGACCGACAATGGCCAGATGCTAGTAGAAGGCACCAACTGCCCTGAGTGA
- the LOC106604349 gene encoding hyaluronan mediated motility receptor isoform X4: MSFSRAPVKRFNENIGCAPAPGTYELKPGEVKGPASFRRSERFKLLKASDGPSILPPSPSTDVFMSPVAVRRTMSVDGLVDGSMSKKDKSGPSMQMKQQKLLEKEIRSLVQQRGAQDRRLVTLEEELRKLEAKLLSAVREKTGLAANFTTLERQLAELKKTNEFLKNKVSADTTKKRFQSMSMELMEARNKLDVKDKELSFLQISTEDQVKLLETDLEAARATLTALRERNEDLEDLHHDTKVHNEELENEMDTLQAVIQELREEVNVLQGYLDTANDHIQDLRMKLRERTEMENSMSESQHEKLGHLEQKLEQCTAELRISQNILRQKEEESERSQQDLQASRDALQETEKLLERREAELTSSQKALGEMVTQMQRANQEVSDSQSAVQQQDAEVVRLREVLRRTVEELDERAAHLGEKCKILEEERNRGQGKVEELTAELSLLQENWRSEKEVQEQLAQTHTSLAEELKKEKERAASLASVLERVREETEDERKQLEDELEEALVELSVLELQEERREEEEKRREEALQSFQQEKTEMERELTETRALLDRRSSDVEALEKVHCAETRRLQEEHTTSLSKMGHMATELERTRQALKGAEERSRALEKEVERVTKQMERVNQQEEVKKLREEMEEEQEKHLANQQGQEKARKDYSRILLEVETLLAQRDDEMKRAEEEVQRQLQEERMEKEEVQRLLQQAREEKEELQRLFKKTKEEVQRLLEQEKGEGEMQRRELKQGLSEEVGGRERLVEEGKLALQCLVGEVEKPSLQNQPEKMEDQVKKYLPSLENHMKEVEKERDDLKTVVVFEIDKQGLQDQVELIHNQLEKAEEQNQVELMEEKVSLQSQVDVVVQEVSLQSQVDVVVQEVSLQSQVDVVVQEVSLQSQVDVVVQEKVTLYWEMEEQRRDFQRMLLETQDKSDAETEHWRRQYEELYAKVKPFQEQLNEFSAERDSLLNENGANQEELTRLADAYARLLGHQNQKQKIRYVVKLKDENISLKQELSKLRAQVSRQKKGGQPQRRVDPSKAFSNQDSKENQQPAATPLRHTSISFSGKPLLKVTQTDNGQMLVEGTNCPE; this comes from the exons ATGTCTTTTTCAAGAGCTCCAGTGAAGCGATTTAATGAAAATATCG GCTGCGCCCCAGCACCGGGCACCTACGAGCTGAAACCAGGAGAGGTGAAGGGACCTGCTTCTTTCCGCCGGTCAGAGCGCTTCAAACTGCTCAAGGCCAGCGATG GTCCCAGCATCCTACCACCATCTCCTTCTACAGATGTGTTCATGTCACCTGTGGCTGTGCGTAGGACCATGTCTGTGGATGGTCTG GTTGACGGGTccatgtcaaagaaagacaagagTGGCCCATCGATGCAGATGAAGCAGCAGAAACTCCTGGAGAAAGAG ATCCGCTCCCTAGTGCAGCAGCGCGGGGCGCAGGACAGGCGCCTGGTAACCctggaggaggagctgaggaagtTGGAGGCCAAGCTGTTGTCTGCGGTCAGGGAGAAGACTGGTCTGGCAGCTAACTTcaccaccctggagagacagCTGGCTGAGCTCAAGAAGACTAACGAGTTCCTCAAGAACAAG GTTTCTGCAGACACTACTAAGAAGAGATTCCAGTCTATGTCTATGGAGCTGATGGAGGCAAGAAACAAACTGGATGTCAAGGACAAG GAGCTGAGTTTCCTGCAGATCAGTACAGAGGACCAGGTGAAGTTGCTGGAGACAGACCTGGAGGCTGCCAGAGCTACACTCACTGCCCTGAGGGAGAGGAACGAGGACCTGG AGGACCTCCACCACGACACCAAAGTCCACAACGAGGAGCTGGAGAATGAGATGGATACACTGCAAG CTGTGAtccaggagctgagagaggaAGTCAATGTTCTTCAGGGTTACCTGGACACAGCCAACGACCACATCCAG GACCTGCGTATGAAGCTTCGTgagaggacagagatggagaaCAGCATGTCTGAGTCTCAGCACGAGAAACTGGG TCATCTTGAGCAGAAACTGGAGCAGTGCACCGCGGAGCTGCGGATCTCTCAGAACATTCTCCGTCAGaaggaggaggagtcagagagaaGTCAACAGGACCTGCAGGCTTCCCGGGATGCTTTGCAGGAGACCGAGAAGCTTCTGGAGCGGCGAGAGGCGGAGCTGACGTCCTCCCAGAAGGCATTGGGAGAGATGGTAACACAGATGCAGCGGGCCAACCAGGAAGTGTCTGACTCCCAGAGTGCAGTGCAGCAACAGGATGCGGAGGTAGTGCGTCTGAGGGAGGTGCTGAGGAGGACAGTGGAGGAGCTGGATGAGAGAGCAGCTCACCTGGGAGAGAAGTGCAAaatcctggaggaggagagaa ATAGGGGCCAGGGGAAGGTGGAGGAGCTGACTGCAGAGCTGAGCCTCCTGCAGGAGAACTGGAGGAGTGAAAAGGAGGTGCAGGAGCAGCTGGCGCAGACGCACACCTCCCTGGCTGAGGAGCTGAAGAAGGAAAAG gaGCGTGCAGCCTCCCTGGCCTCGGTGctggagagagttagggaggagACCGAGGACGAGAGGAAACAGTTGGAGGATGAGTTGGAGGAGGCTCTAGTTGAGCTGTCGGTTCTGGAGTtgcaggaagagaggagggaggaggaggagaagaggagagaggaggcctTACAGAGTTTCCAGCAGGAGAAGACTGAGATGGAGAGGGAACTGACTGAGACCAGAGCACTGCTAGACAG GAGGAGCAGTGACGTGGAGGCGCTGGAGAAGGTGCACTGTGCTGAAACGAGGAGGCTGCAGGAGGAACACACTACCTCCCTCAGCAAGATGGGACACATGGCCACAGAACTGGAGCG CACCAGACAGGCCCtgaagggagcagaggagaggagtagagcgcTGGAGAAGGAGGTGGAGAGGGTAACTAAGCAGATGGAGAGAGTGAATCAACAGGAGGAGGTGAAAAAgctgagggaggagatggaggaggagcaggagaaacaTCTAGCTAACCAGCAGGGTCAGGAGAAAGCCAGAAAGGACTATTCAAG AATTCTGTTGGAGGTAGAGACACTTCTAGCTCAGAGAGATGATGAAATGAAGAGGGCTGAGGAGGAGGTGCAGAGacagctgcaggaggagaggatggagaaagAGGAGGTGCAAAGGCTACTCCAGCAAgctagagaggagaaagaggagcttCAAAGGCTATTTAAGAAAACTAAAGAGGAGGTGCAGAGGCTACTGgagcaggagaaaggagagggggaaatgCAGAGGAGAGAGTTGAAGCAAGGGTTGTCAGAGGAGGTGGGGGGACGAGAGAGACTGGTAGAGGAGGGGAAGCTAGCTCTTCAGTGCTTGGTAGGGGAGGTGGAGAAACCGAGCCTTCAAAACCAGCCGGAGAAGATGGAGGACCAGGTAAAGAAATATCTGCCATCTCTAGAGAACCACATGaaggaggtagagaaagagagggatgattTGAAAACAGTAGTGGTGTTTGAAATAGACAAACAGGGCCTTCAGGACCAGGTAGAACTAATACACAACCAACTGGAGAAGGCCGAGGAACAGAACCAGGTAGAACTGATGGAAGAGAAGGTTTCTCTCCAGAGCCAGGTGGATGTGGTGGTCCAGGAGGTTTCTCTCCAGAGCCAGGTGGATGTGGTGGTCCAGGAGGTTTCTCTCCAGAGCCAGGTGGATGTGGTGGTCCAGGAGGTTTCTCTCCAGAGCCAGGTGGATGTGGTGGTCCAGGAG AAGGTGACTCTCTATTGGGAGATGGAGGAACAGAGAAGAGACTTCCAGAGAATGCTGCTGGAGACTCAAGACAAGAG TGATGCAGAGACGGAACACTGGAGGAGACAGTACGAGGAGCTCTATGCCAAGGTCAAGCCCTTCCAG GAGCAGCTGAATGAGTTTTCTGCGGAGCGAGACTCACTACTGAATGAGAACGGGGCGAACCAGGAGGAGCTAACACGGCTAGCGGACGCCTACGCTCGTCTGCTTGGCCACCAGAACCAGAAACAGAAGATCAGATACGTGGTGAAGCTCAAAGATGAGAACATTTCCCTCAAACAG gagctgtctAAGCTGCGTGCCCAGGTGTCCCGTCAGAAGAAGGGAGGCCAGCCCCAACGCAGGGTTGACCCCAGCAAAGCCTTCAGCAACCAGGACAGCAAGGAGAACCAGCAGCCTGCTGCCACACCTCTCAGACACACCAGCATTTCCTTTAGCGG GAAACCGCTGTTGAAAGTTACACAGACCGACAATGGCCAGATGCTAGTAGAAGGCACCAACTGCCCTGAGTGA
- the LOC106604349 gene encoding hyaluronan mediated motility receptor isoform X2 — protein sequence MSFSRAPVKRFNENIGCAPAPGTYELKPGEVKGPASFRRSERFKLLKASDGPSILPPSPSTDVFMSPVAVRRTMSVDGLVDGSMSKKDKSGPSMQMKQQKLLEKEIRSLVQQRGAQDRRLVTLEEELRKLEAKLLSAVREKTGLAANFTTLERQLAELKKTNEFLKNKVSADTTKKRFQSMSMELMEARNKLDVKDKELSFLQISTEDQVKLLETDLEAARATLTALRERNEDLEDLHHDTKVHNEELENEMDTLQAVIQELREEVNVLQGYLDTANDHIQDLRMKLRERTEMENSMSESQHEKLGHLEQKLEQCTAELRISQNILRQKEEESERSQQDLQASRDALQETEKLLERREAELTSSQKALGEMVTQMQRANQEVSDSQSAVQQQDAEVVRLREVLRRTVEELDERAAHLGEKCKILEEERNRGQGKVEELTAELSLLQENWRSEKEVQEQLAQTHTSLAEELKKEKERAASLASVLERVREETEDERKQLEDELEEALVELSVLELQEERREEEEKRREEALQSFQQEKTEMERELTETRALLDRRSSDVEALEKVHCAETRRLQEEHTTSLSKMGHMATELERTRQALKGAEERSRALEKEVERVTKQMERVNQQEEVKKLREEMEEEQEKHLANQQGQEKARKDYSRILLEVETLLAQRDDEMKRAEEEVQRQLQEERMEKEEVQRLLQQAREEKEELQRLFKKTKEEVQRLLEQEKGEGEMQRRELKQGLSEEVGGRERLVEEGKLALQCLVGEVEKPSLQNQPEKMEDQVKKYLPSLENHMKEVEKERDDLKTVVVFEIDKQGLQDQVELIHNQLEKAEEQNQVELMEEKVSLQSQVDVVVQEVSLQSQVDVVVQEVSLQSQVDVVVQEVSLQSQVDVVVQEVSLQSQVDVVVQEKVTLYWEMEEQRRDFQRMLLETQDKSDAETEHWRRQYEELYAKVKPFQEQLNEFSAERDSLLNENGANQEELTRLADAYARLLGHQNQKQKIRYVVKLKDENISLKQELSKLRAQVSRQKKGGQPQRRVDPSKAFSNQDSKENQQPAATPLRHTSISFSGKPLLKVTQTDNGQMLVEGTNCPE from the exons ATGTCTTTTTCAAGAGCTCCAGTGAAGCGATTTAATGAAAATATCG GCTGCGCCCCAGCACCGGGCACCTACGAGCTGAAACCAGGAGAGGTGAAGGGACCTGCTTCTTTCCGCCGGTCAGAGCGCTTCAAACTGCTCAAGGCCAGCGATG GTCCCAGCATCCTACCACCATCTCCTTCTACAGATGTGTTCATGTCACCTGTGGCTGTGCGTAGGACCATGTCTGTGGATGGTCTG GTTGACGGGTccatgtcaaagaaagacaagagTGGCCCATCGATGCAGATGAAGCAGCAGAAACTCCTGGAGAAAGAG ATCCGCTCCCTAGTGCAGCAGCGCGGGGCGCAGGACAGGCGCCTGGTAACCctggaggaggagctgaggaagtTGGAGGCCAAGCTGTTGTCTGCGGTCAGGGAGAAGACTGGTCTGGCAGCTAACTTcaccaccctggagagacagCTGGCTGAGCTCAAGAAGACTAACGAGTTCCTCAAGAACAAG GTTTCTGCAGACACTACTAAGAAGAGATTCCAGTCTATGTCTATGGAGCTGATGGAGGCAAGAAACAAACTGGATGTCAAGGACAAG GAGCTGAGTTTCCTGCAGATCAGTACAGAGGACCAGGTGAAGTTGCTGGAGACAGACCTGGAGGCTGCCAGAGCTACACTCACTGCCCTGAGGGAGAGGAACGAGGACCTGG AGGACCTCCACCACGACACCAAAGTCCACAACGAGGAGCTGGAGAATGAGATGGATACACTGCAAG CTGTGAtccaggagctgagagaggaAGTCAATGTTCTTCAGGGTTACCTGGACACAGCCAACGACCACATCCAG GACCTGCGTATGAAGCTTCGTgagaggacagagatggagaaCAGCATGTCTGAGTCTCAGCACGAGAAACTGGG TCATCTTGAGCAGAAACTGGAGCAGTGCACCGCGGAGCTGCGGATCTCTCAGAACATTCTCCGTCAGaaggaggaggagtcagagagaaGTCAACAGGACCTGCAGGCTTCCCGGGATGCTTTGCAGGAGACCGAGAAGCTTCTGGAGCGGCGAGAGGCGGAGCTGACGTCCTCCCAGAAGGCATTGGGAGAGATGGTAACACAGATGCAGCGGGCCAACCAGGAAGTGTCTGACTCCCAGAGTGCAGTGCAGCAACAGGATGCGGAGGTAGTGCGTCTGAGGGAGGTGCTGAGGAGGACAGTGGAGGAGCTGGATGAGAGAGCAGCTCACCTGGGAGAGAAGTGCAAaatcctggaggaggagagaa ATAGGGGCCAGGGGAAGGTGGAGGAGCTGACTGCAGAGCTGAGCCTCCTGCAGGAGAACTGGAGGAGTGAAAAGGAGGTGCAGGAGCAGCTGGCGCAGACGCACACCTCCCTGGCTGAGGAGCTGAAGAAGGAAAAG gaGCGTGCAGCCTCCCTGGCCTCGGTGctggagagagttagggaggagACCGAGGACGAGAGGAAACAGTTGGAGGATGAGTTGGAGGAGGCTCTAGTTGAGCTGTCGGTTCTGGAGTtgcaggaagagaggagggaggaggaggagaagaggagagaggaggcctTACAGAGTTTCCAGCAGGAGAAGACTGAGATGGAGAGGGAACTGACTGAGACCAGAGCACTGCTAGACAG GAGGAGCAGTGACGTGGAGGCGCTGGAGAAGGTGCACTGTGCTGAAACGAGGAGGCTGCAGGAGGAACACACTACCTCCCTCAGCAAGATGGGACACATGGCCACAGAACTGGAGCG CACCAGACAGGCCCtgaagggagcagaggagaggagtagagcgcTGGAGAAGGAGGTGGAGAGGGTAACTAAGCAGATGGAGAGAGTGAATCAACAGGAGGAGGTGAAAAAgctgagggaggagatggaggaggagcaggagaaacaTCTAGCTAACCAGCAGGGTCAGGAGAAAGCCAGAAAGGACTATTCAAG AATTCTGTTGGAGGTAGAGACACTTCTAGCTCAGAGAGATGATGAAATGAAGAGGGCTGAGGAGGAGGTGCAGAGacagctgcaggaggagaggatggagaaagAGGAGGTGCAAAGGCTACTCCAGCAAgctagagaggagaaagaggagcttCAAAGGCTATTTAAGAAAACTAAAGAGGAGGTGCAGAGGCTACTGgagcaggagaaaggagagggggaaatgCAGAGGAGAGAGTTGAAGCAAGGGTTGTCAGAGGAGGTGGGGGGACGAGAGAGACTGGTAGAGGAGGGGAAGCTAGCTCTTCAGTGCTTGGTAGGGGAGGTGGAGAAACCGAGCCTTCAAAACCAGCCGGAGAAGATGGAGGACCAGGTAAAGAAATATCTGCCATCTCTAGAGAACCACATGaaggaggtagagaaagagagggatgattTGAAAACAGTAGTGGTGTTTGAAATAGACAAACAGGGCCTTCAGGACCAGGTAGAACTAATACACAACCAACTGGAGAAGGCCGAGGAACAGAACCAGGTAGAACTGATGGAAGAGAAG GTTTCTCTCCAGAGCCAGGTGGATGTGGTGGTCCAGGAGGTTTCTCTCCAGAGCCAGGTGGATGTGGTGGTCCAGGAGGTTTCTCTCCAGAGCCAGGTGGATGTGGTGGTCCAGGAGGTTTCTCTCCAGAGCCAGGTGGATGTGGTGGTCCAGGAGGTTTCTCTCCAGAGCCAGGTGGATGTGGTGGTCCAGGAGAAGGTGACTCTCTATTGGGAGATGGAGGAACAGAGAAGAGACTTCCAGAGAATGCTGCTGGAGACTCAAGACAAGAG TGATGCAGAGACGGAACACTGGAGGAGACAGTACGAGGAGCTCTATGCCAAGGTCAAGCCCTTCCAG GAGCAGCTGAATGAGTTTTCTGCGGAGCGAGACTCACTACTGAATGAGAACGGGGCGAACCAGGAGGAGCTAACACGGCTAGCGGACGCCTACGCTCGTCTGCTTGGCCACCAGAACCAGAAACAGAAGATCAGATACGTGGTGAAGCTCAAAGATGAGAACATTTCCCTCAAACAG gagctgtctAAGCTGCGTGCCCAGGTGTCCCGTCAGAAGAAGGGAGGCCAGCCCCAACGCAGGGTTGACCCCAGCAAAGCCTTCAGCAACCAGGACAGCAAGGAGAACCAGCAGCCTGCTGCCACACCTCTCAGACACACCAGCATTTCCTTTAGCGG GAAACCGCTGTTGAAAGTTACACAGACCGACAATGGCCAGATGCTAGTAGAAGGCACCAACTGCCCTGAGTGA